A window from uncultured Desulfobacter sp. encodes these proteins:
- a CDS encoding nitrogenase component 1, with protein MTSSRSYKETPSYTPTQNACKMCTPLGATLVFQGIEGCVPLLHGSQGCSTYMRRYLISHFKEPVDIASSNFTEETAVFGGGANLKLAIENVARQYAPSMIGIATTCLSETIGDDVQLILNSMGNNINGSALVHVSTPSYSGTHVDGFHGAVAAVVDRFNPAGKRIVYRPKKKKKVNLFPGMLSNEDLRHLKDIFEDFNAPVTILPDYSERLEGPSWQEYQAIQKGGTTIAAIEKMNVAVHTMEFGAVLALAAEAGQKTAGEILSKRFGVPCTRLPIPIGVKATDKFLDILSKISGRPIPERYRKEKWRLVDTYVDGNKYVAKKRALIYGEEDFVVSMAGFLAEVGIIPVLCASGGKSKTFKKALEQTLPEHIIDKAVIQNDMDFTCMEETAAAMPEEVRPEIIIGNSKGYAMARRLKIPMVRVGFPIHDRIGGSRILHVGYKGAQQLYDTIVNAILTEKQTESRIGYSYM; from the coding sequence ATGACCTCAAGCAGATCTTATAAAGAGACCCCCTCATACACCCCCACCCAGAATGCATGTAAAATGTGCACCCCCTTAGGGGCCACCCTGGTGTTCCAGGGGATTGAGGGCTGCGTACCCCTGCTGCACGGCTCCCAGGGATGTTCCACCTATATGCGGCGTTACCTGATCTCCCATTTCAAAGAACCCGTGGATATTGCCTCCTCCAACTTCACCGAGGAAACGGCCGTATTCGGCGGCGGGGCCAACCTCAAGCTTGCCATTGAAAACGTGGCCCGCCAGTATGCCCCTTCCATGATCGGTATCGCCACCACCTGTTTGTCCGAAACCATCGGCGATGATGTCCAGCTGATCTTGAACAGCATGGGCAATAACATCAACGGTTCTGCCCTGGTCCATGTCTCCACACCGTCATATTCAGGCACCCACGTGGACGGATTCCATGGTGCGGTAGCCGCCGTGGTGGACCGGTTCAACCCCGCAGGCAAACGCATTGTTTACCGGCCCAAGAAAAAGAAAAAAGTGAACCTGTTCCCCGGTATGCTCTCCAACGAGGACCTGCGGCACTTAAAAGATATTTTTGAAGATTTCAATGCCCCTGTGACCATTCTGCCCGATTACTCCGAACGCCTGGAAGGGCCGTCCTGGCAGGAATATCAGGCCATCCAGAAGGGGGGCACCACCATTGCCGCCATTGAAAAGATGAATGTGGCCGTTCACACCATGGAGTTCGGCGCTGTGCTGGCCCTGGCCGCCGAAGCCGGCCAGAAGACCGCAGGAGAAATTTTAAGCAAACGCTTTGGCGTGCCCTGCACCCGCCTGCCCATCCCCATCGGGGTCAAGGCAACAGACAAATTTTTGGATATCCTGTCCAAGATATCCGGCCGGCCCATCCCGGAACGGTACAGGAAAGAGAAATGGCGCCTGGTGGACACCTATGTGGACGGCAATAAATATGTCGCCAAAAAACGGGCTCTGATTTACGGCGAAGAGGACTTTGTGGTCTCCATGGCAGGGTTCCTGGCCGAAGTGGGCATCATCCCCGTCTTGTGCGCTTCCGGCGGCAAAAGCAAAACCTTTAAAAAGGCCCTGGAACAGACCCTGCCCGAACATATCATTGACAAGGCCGTTATCCAGAATGACATGGATTTTACCTGCATGGAAGAGACCGCCGCCGCCATGCCCGAAGAGGTTCGGCCGGAAATCATTATCGGCAACTCCAAGGGCTATGCCATGGCAAGACGCCTGAAAATCCCCATGGTCCGGGTGGGCTTCCCCATCCACGATCGCATCGGCGGATCGCGTATCCTGCATGTGGGCTACAAAGGGGCCCAGCAGTTGTATGACACCATCGTCAACGCAATTTTAACTGAAAAACAGACCGAATCCAGAATAGGATACTCATATATGTAA
- the nifB gene encoding nitrogenase cofactor biosynthesis protein NifB has translation MMNLDNHPCFNKKSCKDFGRVHLPVAPACNIQCNFCNRKFDCVNESRPGVTSSILSPDQAMAYLAEVVAAKPNTSVVGIAGPGDPFANGDKTMDTLTKVRATYPEMLLCVATNGLNIHPYLDQLKEINVTHVSITVNAVDPEVGAKIYSWVREGKKSVGPKEGAKILLERQMAAVKGLKERNIMVKVNSILLPGINDDHMVEVARTMGEMGVDIFNIMPYFPTKGSNFADMPEPSKGQLKELREAAKVFVPQMTHCKRCRADAVGLLDDPLNQKLMDRLTFHATTPIALPSAPKYCHEQDCDDGYAFNAAGPRPYVALATREGALINQHLGEAEELHIYDLTGDTPKFVETRTVPKPGAGNARWNNLARTIKDCHTILVSGVGEAPKKVLGNMGFTIHEVNGMIDLVLLAIKKGESLDHLIVRSQTSCGECRGTGTGCM, from the coding sequence ATGATGAATTTAGATAACCACCCCTGTTTTAATAAAAAGTCCTGCAAGGATTTCGGTCGAGTTCACCTACCGGTTGCCCCGGCCTGTAACATCCAGTGCAATTTCTGCAACAGAAAGTTTGACTGTGTGAATGAAAGCCGGCCCGGTGTCACCTCCTCCATTTTGAGTCCGGACCAGGCCATGGCCTACCTGGCAGAGGTGGTTGCGGCCAAACCCAACACCTCCGTTGTGGGTATCGCAGGCCCTGGCGACCCCTTTGCCAACGGCGACAAAACCATGGACACCCTGACCAAGGTGCGTGCCACCTATCCGGAAATGCTCTTGTGCGTGGCCACCAACGGCCTGAACATTCATCCTTACCTGGATCAGCTTAAAGAGATCAACGTCACCCATGTGAGCATCACCGTCAATGCGGTTGATCCTGAAGTCGGCGCCAAGATTTACTCCTGGGTCCGGGAAGGCAAAAAGTCCGTAGGCCCCAAAGAGGGTGCCAAAATACTGTTGGAACGCCAGATGGCTGCAGTCAAAGGCCTCAAAGAACGCAATATCATGGTAAAGGTCAACTCCATTCTGTTGCCCGGCATCAACGACGACCATATGGTTGAAGTGGCCAGAACCATGGGCGAGATGGGTGTGGATATCTTTAACATCATGCCGTACTTCCCCACCAAAGGTTCCAATTTTGCAGATATGCCGGAACCCTCTAAAGGCCAGCTTAAAGAACTTAGAGAGGCCGCCAAGGTCTTTGTGCCCCAGATGACCCATTGCAAACGCTGCAGAGCTGATGCCGTAGGCCTGCTGGATGATCCCTTGAACCAGAAACTCATGGACCGGCTGACCTTTCACGCCACGACCCCCATTGCCCTGCCCAGTGCGCCCAAGTATTGCCACGAACAGGATTGTGATGATGGGTATGCGTTCAATGCCGCCGGCCCAAGACCCTATGTGGCCCTGGCCACCCGGGAAGGCGCCCTGATCAACCAGCACCTGGGCGAAGCCGAAGAACTTCACATCTACGACCTGACCGGGGACACCCCGAAATTTGTGGAAACCAGAACCGTGCCCAAACCCGGTGCCGGCAATGCCCGCTGGAATAACCTGGCCCGGACCATTAAAGACTGCCACACCATCCTGGTGTCCGGTGTGGGCGAAGCCCCCAAAAAAGTGCTGGGCAACATGGGATTTACCATCCATGAGGTCAACGGCATGATTGATCTGGTACTTTTGGCCATTAAAAAAGGTGAGTCCCTGGACCATTTGATTGTGCGGTCCCAGACCTCCTGCGGCGAGTGTCGGGGCACAGGCACCGGTTGTATGTAA
- a CDS encoding (2Fe-2S) ferredoxin domain-containing protein, which translates to MNKPEKHILVCASFRPSGEPKGKCHRKGSGDFLAYIENEVIDRGLEEILVSSTCCLKQCDDGPVMVIYPDNIWYGHVDNEEAIDAILDAMEDGEIAEDYLL; encoded by the coding sequence ATGAACAAGCCCGAAAAACACATCCTCGTATGCGCAAGTTTTCGTCCCAGCGGAGAGCCCAAGGGCAAATGCCACAGAAAAGGTTCCGGTGATTTTTTAGCCTATATTGAAAACGAAGTGATCGACAGAGGTCTTGAAGAGATACTGGTTTCTTCTACCTGCTGCCTGAAACAGTGTGATGACGGTCCGGTAATGGTGATTTATCCGGATAATATCTGGTACGGGCACGTGGATAACGAAGAAGCCATTGATGCTATTTTAGACGCCATGGAAGATGGCGAGATCGCAGAGGATTATCTACTGTAA
- a CDS encoding PEP-CTERM sorting domain-containing protein yields the protein MKKLISFLSVCLFVVGTAPAFALTINVWDVTTELAQINAWKAAQKGSVHVLEDFEDIDTGWYTEKETGVGTFTAGGLIGEGATSYNKDNDNEFSSNPYFSIKSDDDSNAYGRSNTTTGGEASQWLDSGDITLLTLTLKDDSLKNLFFYIQDPADSGALTMLFVNHVSNYSIFASNQNKASFFVGITLDDDDEPLSSLVWLTTSQSDGFGLDDFSTIHNPEPATMLLFGFGLIGIAGITRKFT from the coding sequence ATGAAAAAATTAATCTCGTTTTTATCCGTTTGTTTGTTTGTTGTGGGTACAGCACCGGCATTTGCCTTAACCATTAATGTCTGGGACGTTACGACTGAGCTTGCACAAATCAATGCTTGGAAAGCGGCTCAAAAGGGCTCTGTTCATGTTTTAGAGGATTTTGAAGACATTGACACGGGATGGTACACCGAAAAAGAAACCGGTGTGGGAACGTTTACGGCTGGAGGATTGATAGGAGAAGGAGCCACTTCATATAATAAGGACAATGATAATGAGTTTTCAAGTAATCCTTATTTCTCAATTAAAAGTGACGATGATTCAAACGCCTACGGCCGGAGCAATACAACCACAGGCGGCGAGGCAAGTCAATGGTTGGATTCCGGAGATATTACACTGCTCACGTTGACGCTTAAAGATGATTCTTTAAAAAACTTATTTTTTTACATACAGGATCCGGCTGATTCCGGTGCGCTCACCATGTTGTTTGTAAACCACGTCAGTAACTATAGCATTTTTGCAAGCAACCAGAATAAGGCAAGTTTTTTTGTTGGTATTACATTGGATGATGATGATGAGCCCCTTTCCTCGCTTGTCTGGTTAACAACTTCACAGAGTGATGGATTCGGTTTGGATGATTTTTCAACCATCCACAACCCGGAACCGGCAACAATGCTTCTCTTTGGATTCGGCCTGATCGGAATTGCAGGTATCACCAGAAAATTCACCTAA
- a CDS encoding MTH1187 family thiamine-binding protein produces the protein MNVIIDLCVVPLGVGLSVSKYVAACHEIITGAGLKSNLHAYGTNIEGEWDTVFKAVKDCHEKIHDMGAPRITTTIKLGTRTDKKQGLEDKIKSVKDKL, from the coding sequence ATGAATGTAATCATTGATCTTTGTGTCGTTCCTTTGGGCGTGGGTTTGTCCGTATCCAAATATGTCGCGGCATGCCATGAAATCATTACAGGGGCAGGGCTGAAATCGAACCTGCACGCATACGGCACCAATATTGAAGGCGAGTGGGATACGGTATTTAAAGCAGTGAAGGATTGTCACGAAAAGATCCATGATATGGGCGCGCCCCGCATAACAACCACCATAAAACTGGGCACCCGGACCGACAAGAAGCAAGGTCTGGAGGACAAGATCAAATCCGTTAAAGACAAACTGTAG
- a CDS encoding heavy metal translocating P-type ATPase, protein MIRRHANLNVYKEIFSSKDFIRTAIGAFLIPASYLAKGIDLQILPAVSTINIILMISILINGVPIIIEAVKGIAQRQVNVDELVSIAIVACIVTGNFLEAAVVSAIMVAGALVEEAVSDSARNAIEALVKMTPDTAILEENGEERTVKVSQIVQGDIILVKTGGIIPVDGTVADGACAVDESAVTGESVPKPKAQGDEVWAGTLNTDGFIRVRAERVGRDSTIGKIIEMVTAAEQSKVQSAKIVDRYAGWFTPVILSCALLTFIITRDIERAITVLIVGCPCSFILAGPVATVSAIGNASRQGILVKGGIYLENMGKAVGIFFDKTGTLTSGDPVVKEIVCAQADMNKENLIQTAGALELKMNHPLARAIVQKAKDWQLTLSDARDIVNIPGRGIRGNVAGQAVEIMTTDKFSEKGYTCVEVTIDQQAAGWICMQDQPRTAAAKVIERLKLLGIKDLAVISGDQDVPVQILCDQIGIETVWARQSPADKLRLIQDYGRGMLVYVGDGVNDAPALKAADTGIAMGLKGSDAALDTADIVLMNDRLDNLVYLFSLGRTMRRTIQMCIGISFLINLISVFAGFMGWLTPVWGAVTHNAGSLIVVGLSASIGYFAKKTLDTL, encoded by the coding sequence ATGATTAGAAGGCATGCAAATTTAAACGTATACAAAGAAATATTTAGCTCAAAAGACTTTATCAGAACGGCCATAGGCGCTTTTTTGATACCTGCGTCATACCTGGCAAAAGGCATTGATCTGCAAATCCTGCCAGCCGTCAGTACAATCAATATTATTCTGATGATATCAATTCTGATCAACGGGGTGCCCATTATTATTGAGGCGGTTAAAGGCATTGCCCAGCGGCAGGTAAATGTGGATGAACTGGTATCCATTGCCATTGTCGCCTGTATTGTCACCGGTAATTTCCTTGAAGCGGCCGTCGTTTCGGCTATTATGGTGGCCGGAGCCCTGGTCGAAGAGGCGGTGAGCGATTCGGCACGAAACGCCATTGAGGCGCTGGTAAAAATGACCCCGGACACGGCGATTCTTGAAGAAAACGGGGAGGAGCGGACGGTCAAGGTGTCGCAAATTGTGCAAGGGGATATCATTCTTGTGAAGACCGGCGGGATCATTCCAGTGGATGGCACTGTGGCAGACGGTGCCTGTGCCGTGGATGAGTCTGCTGTTACGGGAGAATCCGTGCCAAAGCCCAAAGCCCAAGGGGACGAGGTGTGGGCCGGCACCTTGAACACCGACGGTTTTATCCGGGTTCGCGCAGAACGGGTGGGCCGGGATTCAACCATAGGAAAAATTATAGAGATGGTGACGGCGGCAGAACAATCCAAGGTCCAATCGGCCAAAATTGTTGACCGGTATGCCGGATGGTTTACGCCGGTTATTCTCTCATGTGCGTTGCTGACCTTTATCATTACCCGGGATATTGAACGGGCCATTACTGTGCTCATCGTGGGATGCCCCTGCTCTTTTATTCTTGCAGGTCCGGTGGCCACGGTGTCGGCCATAGGCAACGCCTCCAGGCAGGGTATCCTGGTCAAAGGCGGTATCTATCTGGAAAATATGGGCAAAGCGGTTGGAATCTTTTTTGACAAAACAGGCACCTTGACCAGTGGCGATCCGGTGGTCAAAGAGATTGTTTGCGCCCAGGCCGACATGAACAAAGAAAATTTGATACAAACAGCCGGGGCACTGGAACTGAAAATGAATCACCCACTGGCACGGGCCATTGTCCAAAAAGCCAAAGATTGGCAACTGACCCTATCGGATGCCCGGGATATCGTCAATATTCCGGGACGGGGTATTCGGGGAAACGTGGCGGGACAGGCCGTTGAAATCATGACAACGGACAAATTTTCCGAAAAAGGATATACCTGCGTCGAGGTCACGATTGATCAGCAGGCCGCAGGCTGGATCTGTATGCAGGATCAGCCCCGGACGGCTGCGGCAAAGGTAATTGAACGACTAAAATTGCTGGGCATCAAAGACCTTGCAGTAATCTCAGGGGATCAGGATGTCCCTGTTCAAATCCTTTGTGACCAGATCGGGATTGAGACGGTCTGGGCCCGGCAGTCTCCGGCGGATAAACTGCGTCTCATCCAGGATTATGGCAGGGGCATGCTTGTATACGTGGGGGACGGTGTCAATGATGCCCCGGCCCTGAAAGCGGCGGACACGGGTATTGCCATGGGGCTGAAGGGATCTGACGCAGCCCTGGATACCGCTGATATCGTACTGATGAATGACCGCCTGGACAATCTGGTCTATCTGTTTTCACTGGGGCGCACCATGCGCAGAACCATTCAAATGTGTATCGGCATCAGTTTTCTCATTAATCTGATTTCTGTTTTCGCAGGATTCATGGGATGGCTGACACCGGTTTGGGGAGCCGTGACGCATAATGCAGGATCTCTCATAGTTGTGGGGTTGAGTGCTTCAATCGGCTATTTCGCCAAGAAAACACTGGATACTCTTTAA
- a CDS encoding MarR family transcriptional regulator, translating to MDLNHLAKTIVEFYEKLSSWEDAVVRDTGLTTAQAHTIEIIGHSGPIKMKDLAYRIGVTTGTLTVAVDKLENKNLLERKPCKTDRRSYLIELTAAGQEYFKQHHNFHIKMTQEIVADLTDEEQALFGMILEKMVKKI from the coding sequence ATGGATTTGAATCATCTTGCAAAAACAATTGTGGAATTTTATGAGAAATTGTCGTCCTGGGAGGATGCCGTGGTCAGGGATACCGGATTGACAACGGCCCAGGCGCATACCATAGAAATCATCGGGCATTCAGGCCCCATCAAGATGAAAGATCTTGCCTATAGAATCGGCGTGACCACCGGGACTTTGACCGTGGCGGTGGATAAACTTGAAAATAAAAACCTGCTTGAAAGAAAGCCGTGCAAAACGGACCGACGGTCTTATCTTATTGAGTTGACGGCTGCCGGCCAGGAATATTTCAAGCAGCACCACAATTTCCATATTAAGATGACCCAGGAGATTGTGGCGGATCTAACCGATGAAGAGCAGGCGTTATTCGGCATGATCCTTGAAAAGATGGTTAAAAAAATTTAG
- a CDS encoding response regulator — protein sequence MQDPMILIVDDQPNNIKVLISFLKSQNFQTRIAESGERAMQLLDRFLPDLILLDVMMPGMNGFDTCTEIKADKKKADIPIIFMTALDNIEDKVQGFKAGGVDYITKPFDQTEMLARINTHIELRQKTIALETALAEIKTLSGLLPICASCKKIRDDKGYWNLLETYIEQHTQATFSHGVCPECMDKLYGKQDWYIKKKEQRLK from the coding sequence ATGCAAGACCCAATGATTCTGATTGTTGACGATCAACCCAACAACATCAAGGTGCTGATCTCTTTTCTCAAAAGCCAAAATTTTCAGACCCGCATTGCGGAGTCAGGTGAGCGGGCCATGCAATTGCTCGATCGATTCCTGCCGGACCTTATTCTTCTTGATGTGATGATGCCGGGAATGAATGGCTTTGATACCTGCACAGAAATTAAAGCGGACAAGAAAAAGGCCGATATTCCGATCATTTTCATGACTGCGTTGGACAATATTGAAGATAAAGTACAAGGGTTTAAAGCCGGGGGCGTCGACTACATTACCAAACCCTTTGATCAAACAGAAATGCTTGCCAGGATTAATACCCATATTGAGTTAAGGCAAAAAACCATTGCCCTTGAAACAGCACTTGCCGAGATCAAAACGTTGAGCGGACTGCTGCCAATCTGTGCCAGTTGCAAAAAAATCAGAGATGACAAAGGATATTGGAACCTGCTTGAAACATATATTGAACAACACACACAGGCAACGTTCAGCCACGGTGTGTGCCCGGAATGTATGGACAAACTTTACGGCAAGCAGGACTGGTACATCAAAAAAAAGGAACAACGCCTGAAGTGA